Genomic window (Aurantimicrobium sp. INA4):
CGGTGTCCCCAGGACCCACCTCAATCTGATGTTCCAGGTTTGCCATGCGAGCTAATACCGCCATGGGCTCACCTTGAGAACCAGTGGACATGTACACCAAGCGATCATCGGGAAGCTCTGCAGCCTTCTTGGCATCGATGATGGTTCCCTCTGGAACCTCGAGATAACCAAGCTCTGCCGCAATGCCCATGTTTCGCACCATCGAGCGCCCCATCAACACAACGTGTCGACCGTTTGCCACTGCAGCATCAATGACCTGCTGCACACGGTGAACGTGAGACGAAAAGCTGGCCACAATAACGCGGCGCTTTGAACGATGAATCACACTCTCCAAAACAGGACCAATGTCTCGTTCCAGCGGGGTAAATCCGGGGACATCAGCATTCGTTGAGTCCGGCAGGAACAGATCAACACCTTCTTCACCAAGGCGCGCGAACGCACGAAGGTCTGTCAGGCGACCATCGAGTGGAAGCTGGTCCATCTTGAAGTCACCCGTGTGGAGAACAAGACCTGCCTCAGAACGAATAGCTAAGGCAAGCGCATCTGGGATGGAGTGATTGACCGCAACGAATTCGAGTTCATAGGGACCAAACTGTTCCTTATCCCCCTCCTTGACTTGAAGCGTATATGGCTGAATGCGGTGTTCTTTGAGCTTGGCTTCAATCAATGCAAGGGTCAGGCTGGAGCCCACCAGAGGAATGTCGTTTTTCAAACGCAAAAGATAAGGGACAGCACCAATGTGATCCTCATGCCCGTGCGTGAGAACAATGGCAAGGATGTCATCCATCCGGTCACGGATATAGCTGAAGTCAGGAAGGATGAGGTCCACACCCGGCTGGGTCTCTTCAGGAAAAAGTACACCGCAATCAACAACGAGAAGTTTGCCGTTGAGTTCATAGACGGTCATGTTACGACCGATTTCACCCACTCCGCCGAGTGGGACAACGCGCAGCGTTCCAGGTTCTAAGACAGGTGGGTCAAATAATTCGTTAGGCATATTCCTCTTACGAGTGTGAGTCTGTAAAGACTCGTATTCACGCCCTGGCGGTTGCCCTGACGAGTGTGGCGCTACCTTGTAGTGCCGGCGATTTTGGGCAATGCTCCGCCTGCGGCGGCATTGCGATCTGGACGGAAGTTTGAGAAATCAACGCCCTCGATTGCTCCAACGAGAGCAATCTCGTCTTCAATCTTTGCTGCTTCCCACTCTTCAGGACCAACAAGTGGCAGACGAACACGGGGGCTACCAATTCTTCCCAAACCGTGGAGAACATATTTAGCGGCAACAGTTCCGGGTACGTGCGTCATGATGGCACGCACCAGAGGCTCCAACGCCATGTGTTGCTGTGTTGCTGCAGTGAGGTCACCGCGATTCACCGCATCAACCATTGCGCGGTAGGGAGCTGGGGCAACGTTTGCTGTGACACCAATCAAGCCGGAAGCTCCGATAGCCATGTGAGGGAGGACGTTTGCGTCATCACCCGAGAAGTACAACAGATCAGTCTGGTTGAGCACTCGGCTTACCTCGCTGAAATCTCCCTTGGCATCTTTGACTGCAACGATGTTGGGGTGTTTAGCCAAACGCAGGATGGTTTCGTACTGAATCTGGATGCCCGCACGACCTGGAATGTCATACATGATGAAGGGCAAGTCGGTTGCGTCAGCAACCATGCGGAAGTGAGTGAGAACACCAGCCTGTGTGGGCTTGTTGTAATAGGGCGTGACAGCCATGATGCCGTCAGCACCAGCCTTGGCACTCTTCTTTGCAAGTTCTATGGCGTGTGCTGTCTCGTTAGAGGGACCACCCATGATGATTTTGGCGCGATTGCCAGCAACCTTCTTGCCAACCTCGACGAGCTTGACCTTCTCATCGTCGGTCAAAGTGCTGGTTTCACCGGTAGTGCCGGTGACGACGATGCCGTCAGCGCCGTTGGAAACAACACTGTCAATGTGCTTTTCGACATCGTTCCAGTCGACTTCACCGTCTGCAGTAAAGGGAGTTACGAGCGCGACAAGGACCTGTCCGAAGGGGTTTTCTGCTGTAGCCACAAATTAAGCGTATCGCTGAAGCGGATTACGGCGAAACGCGGCCGTGCTCATTAAACGCAGCATAGGTCAGTGGCATGAGCTTTGCCCATTCGTCTTCCATTTTTTCAGCGACCATTTCGATCTCTCGCTGAGGGAAGGAAGGGAAGTGGGTTCCCTCACGCTTGGTGCGCAAAGAAAGGAAGTTCATGAGCGAGCGCGCATTCATGGTGACGTACATCGAAGAATAGGTTGCTACCGGCAGAACGCCACGTGCGACCTCACGAGCAATACCAGCCTCGAGCATGCGCTCATATTCTTCGTAGGCGACAGTTACTGCTCGCTTGGTTGCTTCCTGGGTCAGGGCAGTCTGCTCTGGCGTTCCAGGAACGAAGTCGTATGCACCTGGCTTACCAACCTGGATGAGGTTGCGATCAGGTGCCGGAACATAAAAGACCGGGTTGAGTTCACGGTATCGAGCAGACTCTTCGTTGTAGGAAGCAATACGGTGACGCATAAATTCGCGGAAAACAAAGATGGGAGCCTGGACATAAAAAGTCATCGAGTTGTGCTCAAAAGGAGAGCCGTGACGATCACGCATGAGGTAGTTGATGAGACCCTTGTCACGCTTCTCATCTTCAGCGCGTGATTCAGGAGTGTGCATGGACTC
Coding sequences:
- the thyX gene encoding FAD-dependent thymidylate synthase encodes the protein MAEIEFRSDVTVELVRASAHDSDVLFAARVSTQGEQTLEESMHTPESRAEDEKRDKGLINYLMRDRHGSPFEHNSMTFYVQAPIFVFREFMRHRIASYNEESARYRELNPVFYVPAPDRNLIQVGKPGAYDFVPGTPEQTALTQEATKRAVTVAYEEYERMLEAGIAREVARGVLPVATYSSMYVTMNARSLMNFLSLRTKREGTHFPSFPQREIEMVAEKMEDEWAKLMPLTYAAFNEHGRVSP
- a CDS encoding ribonuclease J; amino-acid sequence: MPNELFDPPVLEPGTLRVVPLGGVGEIGRNMTVYELNGKLLVVDCGVLFPEETQPGVDLILPDFSYIRDRMDDILAIVLTHGHEDHIGAVPYLLRLKNDIPLVGSSLTLALIEAKLKEHRIQPYTLQVKEGDKEQFGPYELEFVAVNHSIPDALALAIRSEAGLVLHTGDFKMDQLPLDGRLTDLRAFARLGEEGVDLFLPDSTNADVPGFTPLERDIGPVLESVIHRSKRRVIVASFSSHVHRVQQVIDAAVANGRHVVLMGRSMVRNMGIAAELGYLEVPEGTIIDAKKAAELPDDRLVYMSTGSQGEPMAVLARMANLEHQIEVGPGDTVILASSLIPGNENAVFRVIDGLTKLGAKVVHKGNAKVHVSGHAAAGELLYCYNILQPKNVFPVHGEYRHLVANANLAIDSGVDAHRTILGEDGTVIDLKAGIARVVGQLDIGYVYVDGSSVGEITDNDLKDRRILAEEGFISIIVVVDPATGKIIVGPEIHAKGFAEDDAVFDEIKPAIAKALQEAAHNGVRDTHSLQQVIRRTVGQWVSKSYRRRPMIIPLVIEA
- the dapA gene encoding 4-hydroxy-tetrahydrodipicolinate synthase gives rise to the protein MATAENPFGQVLVALVTPFTADGEVDWNDVEKHIDSVVSNGADGIVVTGTTGETSTLTDDEKVKLVEVGKKVAGNRAKIIMGGPSNETAHAIELAKKSAKAGADGIMAVTPYYNKPTQAGVLTHFRMVADATDLPFIMYDIPGRAGIQIQYETILRLAKHPNIVAVKDAKGDFSEVSRVLNQTDLLYFSGDDANVLPHMAIGASGLIGVTANVAPAPYRAMVDAVNRGDLTAATQQHMALEPLVRAIMTHVPGTVAAKYVLHGLGRIGSPRVRLPLVGPEEWEAAKIEDEIALVGAIEGVDFSNFRPDRNAAAGGALPKIAGTTR